The Cryptomeria japonica chromosome 6, Sugi_1.0, whole genome shotgun sequence genomic interval TCCTGATCATGACTCTGAATGTGGCTCAAAAAATAAATTATACGAGGCTTAAATCACTTACAGGCCTCATGATTTCTCTGTTATTGAGCCTTTTTGTATGTGGTTCGAAATCATTATGGAACTGTCTTTGACTACAAATGTTAAAATTATGGGCCATTTCAAGTCACATACAGGACTCTTGATTTCCTGGATCATTTATGAATCTGCATATGATTTGAATAAATTATACTGATTACATATGGAAAGTTCTCATGGTTTTTTTCTAGACAGGATTTCGATTTCATTTAAATAAGATGATTTTGAAAGAAAACTGTGTAATTTGCATCCAAAAGCTTTCTACTTACCTTCATGTACTGAAAACCTAAAAGAATTTATTTTCCAGTCAAGTCTATGTGATTGGAGAAATATATGGTTTGAAAAAATTTAAGCAAGCTTTCCAAAATTCTCTCACAGACACCCTACGCTACCGAGAGAATTTAAAAAGACACTTCACCTGCAAACCGCCATGGATCTCGCATACGGTATCGTCGGAATTATTGTCCGTCTCCGCTAAGCTGTTTCCTCGAGAATCGGGAGCGCTGGCAGACGTAGTGGAAAGCTTCAAAGCGAGGAGGTCGGCGCCATGTTTCGAACCCATGACGTGCAGGTCTTCTTCGCTTCGCTGTCTTTTGCGActtttttccttgtttttgttcTCGGCAAGGAAATCCTGGTAAGACTTCAAATGTTCTGAATAGAATGCGGGGCCTTTTCCGCTTCTTCTGCAAGGATTTCTGCACAAAACCTCAATTCAAATTATTCTTTCAAaaacaaaattctttgaagatcacaaATGAAAATGAAAGGAAATCTTACCGCAGAATATTGGAAGGACGGCCGCTGAGGAGATTTAGAAACCCCGGCCTATCGGCATTACTATTGTCAGTCCCGACATTGTTTTCCCCGGGGGTCAGTTTGAGGTCTAACGCGGACGTTAAATTGTGCGCATTTTTTTGCCTCGGCTCCATTGACCATGGATTATTCTGCACGACAGAAAATTACTGGTGTTGGATTTTTTGCAGCATAATGATTTTTGCAGCTTTACGGCTTTCAGTATCAGAAAATTCAGAAATTGATCTTCAATGTGAAGAGGATTtgctataattttaatttttttttatcgtcTTACCTTGATCCCGGCAGGGTCAAACCAGTTGGAATGATCATGGAAATTTTGGAAAGAAGAGAGCTCCTTCGACTGCTCAACTGTGAGCGGAACGCCAACCTGCGCTTACAAAATTTTCAATTAGAATATATTTTCCCTTTTTAAATACGCATTTCAGGAACGGTATTTATGATTGACAAACTTCGTAATATTGTTATATTTTAAGCCTGACAAACTTTCTGTAACAATATTAACGCTTAACATGGTGAGCGGCACTAACTGTAAGCCTGAAAAGAATTATGGAACCTTCAAATTTTGTGGAAACGCCTGTGGAGGATCCTGAACCTTTAGAATTAGTGAACAAAACGGTAAGTGAGATAGCCATTGTGCAATGCTAGAAAACTAGCGGAATCGATTCGAAGAAGACATGAATTTTGTTCGATAGTAAAATATTTCCCCTACAAATATAATATCAGACAATTTGCATCGGAAAACAAGATTTAGGTCAAAAACTGTTTGCATTCAAAATCTGCAGCTAGCGCGTGACCAGAAATAAAAAAGATTTCACTACTCGACAATTACTCACAACAAGCGTATCGAAATCTACAGCGGCAAACAAGATTTAGCTAATAATCAATTAAGCCACAAAATCTGCAGCCAATATGTATCTACAGTCACAGAAACTGGCACTAAATAACATTAATTTTACATTGTAGTAAAAGAGCAGCAGAGAAAATGATTAAAGTAGAAAACTCTGTAtatttacaaaagaaaaaaaaaagtacaaGCAAATAGCCTTTTGTTAATAGAAAATACGGCTAATAAATAACAGATATTTTGCTCACTCATACAAAAAACCTACCACAGCAAGGAACCAGGCACACAAATAATTACGGCTGAGCAGTTAAGTATTTCGCATTCAAGCAATAAAAGCTAAACACGCGGCAAGAAACTGCGAAAATAATGAAGTTGAAGCCAGAAGTCTCTGAAATCGATTCAACAGGAATTACTCTCTCCTCCAAAGCAATTATTTAATGAACCTAACGAAGATGCATAAAAAAAAGCAGAAGCAGCGATCCATTACTACGCATACCTTTGATACCGGAACACTCTGCAGAAATGGTCCGCAGGGAGGCTTTCCATCACATTGACCGTCATAGACGAAGTTACAAGGCGGCTTTGCCTCCTTATGGAGGGGACGGCCACCATAGGGATAAATATTATTCGACATCAACCCCCTAAACCTGCCGCCGTCCTCAAAATCTCCATACATTTCAGACAGATGATGCTGATTACTAACAACATTAGTACTGTTGCTACTAACCCCGCTGGCGCCGGCCATGAAAGGCTGTTCCTCCGAAAGGCAAAATCTATATTTCTGGAGCACCGAAGAATAAGAAGGCGCCAATTGAGCCGCACTGTCAGCGCCTAAAAGACCTCTCCCGTGATTAGAACCCCCGACCTGCTGCAAACCAAACATACTCCTATTCGGAGAAGACGCAGACAATTGtttgggatgatgatgatgatgatgatgatgcctgaGAAAAGAAAAAGCCCCTGGCCTTCCATATCCAAACGACGGCAAATAGGGCTGCATCACCGACACACGATTGTTGCTACTTACGGCCGCCATTAACGTATCTTCATGCAACCTCTTCTTCTGCTCCTGTAACCTCAGCCGCTCAAGCTGAGCCACTCCAAGCCCTCTCTGCGGCGGCTTCTTCTGCGCTCCACCGCTcatctttgccttcttcatcaccTCCTGGTTATCACCACGCCCCGGGTTCGAACCTCCGGAACCGCCCTTTTCCTCCCACAGCATCAACGTCGTCATAGAAGAATTTTTCTCTCTACCTCCTCAGACCACCTCTCAAACGGCATTCCGTTTCTGCATTTTTACGACTTTCAACGGATCTCCAAAAGGCCCTAAAATAccaacacacatatatatactatTCCAGACATCCTATATACATTATCTAGTCGTGTTCCTTTCTGGAAGTGCGCGCCCCTTCACGTCTGTTTTCCTGCCTCCAACAATTATAACGTGAAAGTGACTTTCGTCGATTCCGTCACGAGTTTCATTAACGCTTCACTTCTGCGTTCTGTGAATTGACGGGAATGGTCACTTTCATGTTTCCAGCTGGTTTGTTTTGCCGGGATCTTCACTAGCATATTTGCTTGCTCTCTCTCCTTATACAATCTCCCCCGTTCCCTTTTCCCTTCCCTTACACTTCAGTTAAGATACGTTGGAATTTGTGGAGGATTTAGTTTGGGTGATGGGGAAAACTCGAGCCTTAAAATTGTTGTTTCTCAAGTTCGAAAGAAACGTACTAAATTTTCATAACAGATTTGTAAATGTTCTTTTATGCAGACCTAAATTTGATGGCCCTGTGACCGTATGTTTTTGTCATTTTGGTTCAGGAAGACTGTATCACTTGAAAAGGGAGATTTGGGGCAGATTCGGGGCAGGCTCATAACTTTTATATGATTATTTTATACATCTGTTTTATTCTTGAAAAATAAGGTCCATTTTAATGTTTGAAGATAATTTTAAATAGATACTTATCAAATTTAAATTGTAATTCTGtttattaattaatcaatattaatgtctcaaatttaattttaatttttcaaatttaaatttacgtGTCAAATTAATTTACGTATCAAATTTAATTTtaacttttcaaatttaaatttacgtATCAAATTTAATTTTAACTTCTCAAATTTAAATTTACGTCTCAAATTTAATTTTAATGTCTCAAATTTAAATTTACGTACCAAATTTAAATTTAtgtatcaaatttaaattttaagatATCAAATTTAAATATCAACGTCTCTTATTaaaatttgttctatttattaaaataaaatatattcaaaaatattgtttgtataattaattattaaaagtcAAGCAAAATTTAATAATCATTTCAAAAACATAAATAGAAGCATTAATatttgatgaacaattttaaatAGATAATTACCAAATTTGGAATGTGttcaattcattaaaataaaattatgtgataaaaatattgtttatatatttaattgttaacatttataattataattttagataaaaatattgttttattattttttaaaacacaaatattaaattttttatatattttctgatttaattaaatttgcaataAAATATTAAGATTTAAATTTACATTGTAAGGAACTTACATTAGGAAAAGTTCTAATTATTCGTCAGTAATAGTCTCCACGAATTTCGTTGATaaaacaatgattttttttttgtattatgaaacaagattttattgattttacaaattttgtatatgtaaacagttcttgtaaattatttattttattttatttaataagatACACGACCATATATTctcttaatttttttatattacgATATTCTTATAAGAAAGATTTACCGTCAACCTTGACTTTTGCTGGgataatatcttatacaaagtatATCATATGCCTGCTACATTTTGTATTGTACTTGATAATAAAAAAGAACATATACCCTCACCATCAAATTAATTCACATTTGTAAGGGAATTATCGTTTCTTTTCATAAACTATTTAGGTAATAAATTtactaatatataaattattttaaatagagTTTTGATtgataattcaaatttttaaactaaATGTGATAAATGTAATATTTAGTTACATAATTAAAAATGGAAAAAGACATGTTAATTGTtggtaattaattatttattttttgttttggttCATTTCCATGTCTATAGATTAGCCTTTGTAAGTGTGCAAGTCTAACTTAATTCACTTAACCATCATGAATAGAAaggataattttattaatattttttttcaattattaagTGTAAGAAAGTAAAGGAGTGGGGTATTCAAGAGATAAAAAGTTGGATGGATAAAAAAATGGAATTGAAACTTCTATCTACTTTTAGTGTTTAGGAGGGAAAAAGAGAAATTGAttgtgtcaaatagattttttagtCATAAGTAGGCCAAATGATAAATGTGTAGGAGTAGATAGATGACTTCTAAACACCCTCATAATTCCGGCAAGACCAAAACACTTCCATAAGAGAGAATGGCATGAATAACTTGCACAATAAGGATCATTTATTGAATATGAAATATACAATGAGATACCATGCTTATAAAGGCAATGTGTGATGTAGTATGAACAAATAACATGACACAAACATTAAATAACTAGTGCAAATACTAAATGCCTAGGTATCTTTAATTAAATGAGGTGAACATGACTCCATTATAAAAAACTTATAGAATACCAcataggacctaagtaaacttaacatgtgaatatgtTCCTCACTAGGTAATTACAAGGTACAAGACCTTGACTAGGTACTAGACATTATTCACTCTAACAACCCCCTTAAGTATAACTTAGGGAGATGGGATTATTATGTAAATGATGCAAAGATGATTATTACGGGTCTCAAAAaataggccatgataggtacccatgcacaaatgaaCTCTCACAATCATAAAAAGGATAAAAGTCATTGAGACAAAACTCATctccaaaaaaaagaaaatatatgatAAAGAATGGCATGGAGGACTCAATAACAAGCCCTCAATGACTACATCCATCATAAAATTGATCCATCACAAATCCAATAAATCTCCCTCCATACAAAGGATGATAAGAGAAACCATACAACCCCCATAATGAGGTAACTTGTTGCAAAGAACAACTGAAAGTATGCTATAGAGAAAACTCAAGAACCCTCAATCTAAGAAACAAAGGACAAGATACATTTGTGCAAATAAGTAAACAAAATAAGTCTTGTTGTAAAGGAACAATTGGAAAATTCTCTCCAACATCGTAAATTGTAACCCTACACAATTTACACCACCTTTTGTGCTCCTACTTCAATGTGTCTTTTCTTAGCTCTCCCCCAAGTCCATTTCTGATATTTTCACCTCAAATCAAATGTCATTTATCCACACAAAGAATTAAACACATGTCTTGGACTGTGTGCTCTAGTTTCTCACTTGTTTGCCCTATTTTTGGTAGACCATGGTGCCTAGGGAATCTTGGTCCTCCTTAAACAAGACCCGATTTAAATGTGTCGATGCAGTTACCCTCCTCAGTGATTTTAGTTcttgatgtctcaatttaaccgTTGGAGGTTGACCTAATCGATAACTTACCTTGGGAACCTGATATAAGAGCATTCTTCTTATTCATTTTCATTTATCACATCTACCCATCATTCATGCAACCACATAAAGCATCTTCAaacattcaaggcaacatttcatcccacaACACTCATCAATCATTTCAACATCATGGAGTAGCAAGTCtatatcaatcttcatgcaaacatGTGTGTTTGATTgggtcattcatgttcatgttatGTTAAATCATGTTATTTAATCAATACTTGTGATCACATCTTAAGAGAATTACATCATCATTCATCATCAACTATAGTGAATCTaaggtatatcattcaacatttttatttccaagttcaattcaatttaagggttaattccaaacccgaggtttgatctaggcaaacccctatcaaaaaTACCATTtgccttctttctatgtgtaggtgaCAAATCCAAGAGCCACAAATGGAGATTTTAACAAAGGACACGATAATAATCAGTTTTGACTTTTGCAAATGCAAAAATCAAAGGACCAAGTCACCTAGTGCCACACAGTCTTGAGAATTTCCAATGAATTTATAGCAATAGATTTTGAGAAACATCTTGATTTTGAAATATTCTTGTATGTCTGCATTTGACATCAAGGACCTGGATGCCCATAGCGACACGATCCTACACTATCAGGTTGAATTTGTTGTCATAGGTGCTTCTCTATTTCTTTTTCTTAGACTTAGATCCATGTTTGCATTTTGTGTCTATTTAACTTGTTGTTCCTATTGTTATATGTGAACTCTCTATCATCGTCCCTAGAACTAGCTTCCAAATTACGCTCTCTCAATTGCATTTTTGGCTCAAACAAAGGTGAACACAATCCAATCAACATTCAATCCTTTTCTCAAAAAGGAAGGAGGTTGAATATATTGAACCAATTCTCTCCCTTTAATAAAAATAAGTGGATTCATACTTAAACTTGTGGAACCCTAttttcaaacattttggtgaacccaacacttcttacattttgcatatttctaatttgatgtttttagatttgatttaTCATAATTTCACCATCGATATTGAGTGAAAATTGCTTTGGTTATTGCATAGATTTGATAAATGGAGTGGTTATCTTTCTTTTCtagttcaatttcaaatttaatctAAGATCTCAATAATGTTCCATTTTGTGTTCATAT includes:
- the LOC131033159 gene encoding uncharacterized protein LOC131033159 isoform X1 translates to MTTLMLWEEKGGSGGSNPGRGDNQEVMKKAKMSGGAQKKPPQRGLGVAQLERLRLQEQKKRLHEDTLMAAVSSNNRVSVMQPYLPSFGYGRPGAFSFLRHHHHHHHHPKQLSASSPNRSMFGLQQVGGSNHGRGLLGADSAAQLAPSYSSVLQKYRFCLSEEQPFMAGASGVSSNSTNVVSNQHHLSEMYGDFEDGGRFRGLMSNNIYPYGGRPLHKEAKPPCNFVYDGQCDGKPPCGPFLQSVPVSKVGVPLTVEQSKELSSFQNFHDHSNWFDPAGIKNNPWSMEPRQKNAHNLTSALDLKLTPGENNVGTDNSNADRPGFLNLLSGRPSNILRNPCRRSGKGPAFYSEHLKSYQDFLAENKNKEKSRKRQRSEEDLHVMGSKHGADLLALKLSTTSASAPDSRGNSLAETDNNSDDTVCEIHGGLQGEIGEEKNDVDVRTLMFMPALGAFEKDELTNRECPSLLEISSNSASAAASTDAEVCHSSSALDLSLKLAI
- the LOC131033159 gene encoding uncharacterized protein LOC131033159 isoform X2, which produces MTTLMLWEEKGGSGGSNPGRGDNQEVMKKAKMSGGAQKKPPQRGLGVAQLERLRLQEQKKRLHEDTLMAAVSSNNRVSVMQPYLPSFGYGRPGAFSFLRHHHHHHHHPKQLSASSPNRSMFGLQQVGGSNHGRGLLGADSAAQLAPSYSSVLQKYRFCLSEEQPFMAGASGVSSNSTNVVSNQHHLSEMYGDFEDGGRFRGLMSNNIYPYGGRPLHKEAKPPCNFVYDGQCDGKPPCGPFLQSVPVSKVGVPLTVEQSKELSSFQNFHDHSNWFDPAGIKNNPWSMEPRQKNAHNLTSALDLKLTPGENNVGTDNSNADRPGFLNLLSGRPSNILRRSGKGPAFYSEHLKSYQDFLAENKNKEKSRKRQRSEEDLHVMGSKHGADLLALKLSTTSASAPDSRGNSLAETDNNSDDTVCEIHGGLQGEIGEEKNDVDVRTLMFMPALGAFEKDELTNRECPSLLEISSNSASAAASTDAEVCHSSSALDLSLKLAI